In a single window of the Biomphalaria glabrata chromosome 13, xgBioGlab47.1, whole genome shotgun sequence genome:
- the LOC106076769 gene encoding leucine-rich repeat-containing protein 70-like precursor (The RefSeq protein has 2 substitutions compared to this genomic sequence) yields the protein MATTATVRKQSNLAFFLILAVGLLQLANGQSCPSRCRRCTEGKVDCSSMSLTAPPKTYPRGTIIINLANNHLRVLGSRSFDTSNTVEMLQLNGNKLTSLKADSFSFFPKLMSLDLGSNMINHVQKRTFRNMAKLQSLVITRNKISSLDFLEDATALQQLNLAENKIRALRENDFATLTLLQSLDLRDNLISSIHSGTFSKLRNLRSLYLNKNPLVTTPQFRFGSEILQVVDFTSCQLTNVPSPLPASVYDLRLGHNKISRVYHTDLRNITELQLLGLNDNNLAVLDDGALDHLQNLKEVWLRGNNLVYVPRDLPNSVSKIHMDMNRLAEIEVGVFKSQFRLEYLSVENNEVRRILPNTFSSLQFLNGLNFQGNRLEVLQSGAFANLGTISTIKLSSNPEMRSIQAGAFQNLANLTKLHLSYISTEQFELQENFLSQMLRLQMLDLMGSPGLADAFMAMIDNPAKVPTALQSLTYLDMSFNNLFNVSSRMRQLFPSLTSFFLDQNPFICMRSLKWLKDWMVSSPQIRFYQFEDLXCNSPVRLYGRSLRSIQDSEWADADEIENDRLLGRSGPELAYADDSSKVEMPAVPQKPEQKSGRGKQPKEEKKEKQKGKDKGNKNKKKDNPKKAEIKQKKGKRGSDKKKPTKSGTVSN from the exons ATGGCTACCACTGCAACAGTTCGTAAACAATCCAATTTAGCCTTCTTTCTGATTCTGGCGGTTGGCCTCCTTCAGCTCGCCAATGGTCAGTCATGTCCATCCCGATGCCGCAGATGTACCGAGGGAAAGGTGGACTGTTCCAGCATGAGTTTGACTGCACCACCAAAG ACCTATCCTCGGGGGACCATCATCATCAACCTGGCAAACAATCACCTTCGAGTTTTGGGCTCGAGATCCTTCGACACCAGCAACACGGTGGAAATGCTGCAGCTGAATGGAAACAAGCTGACCAGTTTAAAAGCTGACTCGTTCAG CTTTTTCCCAAAGCTCATGTCTTTGGACCTCGGCAGCAACATGATTAACCACGTCCAGAAACGAACGTTCCGAAACATGGCCAAACTTCAGTCGCTGGTCATCACCAGAAACAAAATCAGCTCTCTGGATTTCTTGGAGGATGCCACGGCACTTCAGCAGCTGAATTTAGCAGAGAACAAAATCAGAGCGCTGAGAGAGAATGACTTCGCTACGTTGACACTCCTTCAAAGTCTTGACCTGAGGGACAACCTAATCAGCTCCATCCACAGCGGCACTTTTAGCAAGCTGCGGAACTTGAG GTCCCTATATCTGAACAAAAATCCTCTAGTTACAACGCCACAATTCCGTTTTGGTAGCGAGATTCTGCAAGTGGTGGACTTTACCAGCTGTCAACTGACCAATGTGCCCAGCCCGTTACCAGCGTCCGTCTACGACCTGAGACTTGGACATAACAAAATCAGTCGG GTGTACCATACAGATCTACGTAACATCACAGAACTTCAGCTGCTAGGCCTTAATGATAACAACTTGGCCGTATTGGATGACGGGGCCTTGGACCACCTTCAGAACCTGAAAGAA GTTTGGCTTAGAGGAAACAACCTGGTCTATGTACCAAGAGATCTGCCAAACAGTGTATCCAAAATTCACATGGACATGAACCGCCTGGCAGAGATCGAGGTCGGCGTTTTTAAAAGCCAGTCTAGGCTAGAATACCTGAGCGTGGAAAACAATGAAGTCAGAAGAATCCTGCCTAACACCTTCAGCAGCCTGCAGTTTTTAAACGGGCTCAACTTTCAGGGTAACAGGTTAGAGGTTCTACAGAGTGGCGCCTTCGCCAACCTGGGCACCATCAGCACCATAAAGCTGTCTAGCAACCCAGAGATGAGGAGCATCCAAGCTGGCGCCTTTCAGAATCTAGCCAACTTGACAAAGCTCCATCTGTCCTACATCTCAACGGAACAATTTGAGCTTCAAGAGAACTTTTTATCACAGATGCTGAGGCTTCAGATGTTGGATCTTATGGGCAGTCCTGGCCTCGCGGATGCCTTTATGGCCATGATAGACAATCCAGCTAAGGTGCCTACTGCACTACAGAGTCTGACTTACCTGGACATGAGTTTTAACAATCTCTTTAATGTCAGCTCCAGAATGCGCCAATTGTTCCCAAGCCTTACCTCTTTCTTTCTGGACCAGAATCCATTCATCTGCATGCGCTCTTTGAAATGGCTTAAAGACTGGATGGTGTCAAGCCCTCAGATTAGGTTCTACCAATTCGAAGACCTGAAGTGTAACAGTCCAGTTAGACTGTATGGTCGATCACTTAGGAGTATCCAAGACAGCGAATGGGCGGACGCAGATGAAATAGAAAACGATCGACTCCTGGGCAGGTCGGGACCTGAGCTTGCTTATGCAGACGACAGCTCCAAAGTTGAAATGCCAGCAGTGCCACAGAAACCAGAGCAGAAATCAGGCAGAGGTAAACAACCCAaagaggaaaagaaagagaagcaaAAAGGAAAagacaagggaaataaaaataaaaagaaagacaacCCAAAGAAAGCTGAGATCAAACAAAAGAAAGGCAAAAGAGGCAGCGACAAAAAGAAACCAACCAAATCTGGAACTGTCTCCaactaa
- the LOC106076769 gene encoding leucine-rich repeat-containing protein 70-like isoform X1, with protein MATTATVRKQSNLAFFLILAVGLLQLANGQSCPSRCRRCTEGKVDCSSMSLTAPPKTYPRGTIIINLANNHLRVLGSRSFDTSNTVEMLQLNGNKLTSLKADSFSFFPKLMSLDLGSNMINHVQKRTFRNMAKLQSLVITRNKISSLDFLEDATALQQLNLAENKIRALRENDFATLTLLQSLDLRDNLISSIHSGTFSKLRNLRSLYLNKNPLVTTPQFRFGSEILQVVDFTSCQLTNVPSPLPASVYDLRLGHNKISRVYHTDLRNITELQLLGLNDNNLAVLDDGALDHLQNLKEVWLRGNNLVYVPRDLPNSVSKIHMDMNRLAEIEVGVFKSQSRLEYLSVENNEVRRILPNTFSSLQFLNGLNFQGNRLEVLQSGAFANLGTISTIKLSSNPEMRSIQAGAFQNLANLTKLHLSYISTEQFELQENFLSQMLRLQMLDLMGSPGLADAFMAMIDNPAKVPTALQSLTYLDMSFNNLFNVSSRMRQLFPSLTSFFLDQNPFICMRSLKWLKDWMVSSPQIRFYQFEDLKCNSPVRLYGRSLRSIQDSEWADADEIENDRLLGRSGPELAYADDSSKVEMPAVPQKPEQKSGRGKQPKEEKKEKQKGKDKGNKNKKKDNPKKAEIKQKKGKRGSDKKKPTKSGTVSN; from the exons ATGGCTACCACTGCAACAGTTCGTAAACAATCCAATTTAGCCTTCTTTCTGATTCTGGCGGTTGGCCTCCTTCAGCTCGCCAATGGTCAGTCATGTCCATCCCGATGCCGCAGATGTACCGAGGGAAAGGTGGACTGTTCCAGCATGAGTTTGACTGCACCACCAAAG ACCTATCCTCGGGGGACCATCATCATCAACCTGGCAAACAATCACCTTCGAGTTTTGGGCTCGAGATCCTTCGACACCAGCAACACGGTGGAAATGCTGCAGCTGAATGGAAACAAGCTGACCAGTTTAAAAGCTGACTCGTTCAG CTTTTTCCCAAAGCTCATGTCTTTGGACCTCGGCAGCAACATGATTAACCACGTCCAGAAACGAACGTTCCGAAACATGGCCAAACTTCAGTCGCTGGTCATCACCAGAAACAAAATCAGCTCTCTGGATTTCTTGGAGGATGCCACGGCACTTCAGCAGCTGAATTTAGCAGAGAACAAAATCAGAGCGCTGAGAGAGAATGACTTCGCTACGTTGACACTCCTTCAAAGTCTTGACCTGAGGGACAACCTAATCAGCTCCATCCACAGCGGCACTTTTAGCAAGCTGCGGAACTTGAG GTCCCTATATCTGAACAAAAATCCTCTAGTTACAACGCCACAATTCCGTTTTGGTAGCGAGATTCTGCAAGTGGTGGACTTTACCAGCTGTCAACTGACCAATGTGCCCAGCCCGTTACCAGCGTCCGTCTACGACCTGAGACTTGGACATAACAAAATCAGTCGG GTGTACCATACAGATCTACGTAACATCACAGAACTTCAGCTGCTAGGCCTTAATGATAACAACTTGGCCGTATTGGATGACGGGGCCTTGGACCACCTTCAGAACCTGAAAGAA GTTTGGCTTAGAGGAAACAACCTGGTCTATGTACCAAGAGATCTGCCAAACAGTGTATCCAAAATTCACATGGACATGAACCGCCTGGCAGAGATCGAGGTCGGCGTTTTTAAAAGCCAGTCTAGGCTAGAATACCTGAGCGTGGAAAACAATGAAGTCAGAAGAATCCTGCCTAACACCTTCAGCAGCCTGCAGTTTTTAAACGGGCTCAACTTTCAGGGTAACAGGTTAGAGGTTCTACAGAGTGGCGCCTTCGCCAACCTGGGCACCATCAGCACCATAAAGCTGTCTAGCAACCCAGAGATGAGGAGCATCCAAGCTGGCGCCTTTCAGAATCTAGCCAACTTGACAAAGCTCCATCTGTCCTACATCTCAACGGAACAATTTGAGCTTCAAGAGAACTTTTTATCACAGATGCTGAGGCTTCAGATGTTGGATCTTATGGGCAGTCCTGGCCTCGCGGATGCCTTTATGGCCATGATAGACAATCCAGCTAAGGTGCCTACTGCACTACAGAGTCTGACTTACCTGGACATGAGTTTTAACAATCTCTTTAATGTCAGCTCCAGAATGCGCCAATTGTTCCCAAGCCTTACCTCTTTCTTTCTGGACCAGAATCCATTCATCTGCATGCGCTCTTTGAAATGGCTTAAAGACTGGATGGTGTCAAGCCCTCAGATTAGGTTCTACCAATTCGAAGACCTGAAGTGTAACAGTCCAGTTAGACTGTATGGTCGATCACTTAGGAGTATCCAAGACAGCGAATGGGCGGACGCAGATGAAATAGAAAACGATCGACTCCTGGGCAGGTCGGGACCTGAGCTTGCTTATGCAGACGACAGCTCCAAAGTTGAAATGCCAGCAGTGCCACAGAAACCAGAGCAGAAATCAGGCAGAGGTAAACAACCCAaagaggaaaagaaagagaagcaaAAAGGAAAagacaagggaaataaaaataaaaagaaagacaacCCAAAGAAAGCTGAGATCAAACAAAAGAAAGGCAAAAGAGGCAGCGACAAAAAGAAACCAACCAAATCTGGAACTGTCTCCaactaa